CTAAATAGAACTCCAAAGACTGCTTAATTAATGCGCTTTTTGTTTTGTGAAGATTGTTGGAGAGCGTTTCTACTTCATCCAAAAAGTCTTCTTCGATTTTAAAACTAACTGTTTTTAACATAATTTAACCTGTGATTTCTACTTGTAATATAAGGTAATACCAGTATTACCGGCAATGAGAATAGTTCATTTGTTATTTAATAATTTCTTATAATAAGCTTAAAAAAACCTATACATTATTTTCATTTTTGCCACATCCTATTTACTATATACTTCATCATGGTTGCCAATATCTAACAGAATAATCGTTTTGTTTTCGATTTTAAACATAAGTGTAATTCTGTATTTATATGTCAAGCTGATTCCATGAAGGCCTTTTAGCTTGCCACTTAAAGAGTGAAGTTTTAAAGATGAGTGAGTCGGGTGTTTGTGTAAAATTTCTATTATAGAATGAAACCTTTCTTTTAAATCTGGGTGAAATTTAAAGAACTTTTTTGCAGTTCGTAAAAATGCAGGCGGTGTTTGTATAGTGTACAATTATTCTTTTTCAGAATCAATAGCAGTTATTAATTCATCGACATTTTTAAAAGAACGAAGGTCTCCTTTTTTAACTTCTGCCAATGCAATTTGTAATCGAGCTTCATAAGCAGTTTCACTTTCAGAAATCAAGGCCAAATAGCTTTCTTCGTCCATAACAACATATTGGGGTTTATTATTTTTGATGATGTGAACCGGCCCATTTTTTAGACTATCATCCACAGCTGAAATACCACGACGCTTTATTTCTTGGGCAGTAATTGTTTCCATGTTGGCTCCGTTAATTATACTGAATTTAGCGATAAATATAGTACTGAATACAGTATCTTTTTCGGGCCCAAGTTTACAATTTGTTAGGAGTGAAAAGTTCAGCCGCTCTGTAAACGGCTAATTTTTTCATATATTATTCTCTGTGTTTAATAAACTAATTTCCATTCCTATCGTTTACCCGCATTGTTTCCATTTCTGCAATCTTCGCTTCATCAATGTCGTTTGCCACATAGTTTCCATCCAAACAAGCCATACAGGGTGTATCAATATGGTGATCTCCTTTCCGCGTTACCGCTTCCACCAAATCATCAATTTTCTGATAGAGTAAAGCATCCACTTCTAAATATTTTTCAATTTCATCTTCATTCATATTTCCGGCGATGAGCTCACTTTTTGTAGGCATATCTACGCCATAAAAACAGGGAGATTTTACGGGTGGGCACGCTACTGCGAAATAGACTTCCTTTGCACCAAAATCTTTCAGCATGTGAACAATTTCACGACTCGTATTTCCACGGACAATACTGTCATCCATAATCAAAACCTTTTTATCGCGGATTTCTAATTCTTGCGGAACCAATTTATATTTCACAGATTTTTTTCGTTCAGCTTGTCCCGGCATAATAAAAGTGCGACCAATAAATGTGTTTTTATACAAGCCTTCGGAATATCGCACACCCAATTCATGAGCAAATGAAAGGGCAGATGTGTTGGCAGTGCTGGGCGCAGGAATCACAATGTCTGGAATAATATCGGGATATTTTTTCTTCCATTCATCGGCCAAATTTTGACCCATCCGCAGGCGAGAACGATAAACACTTACATCATTTAGGGTGGCATCGGGCCGGGCAAAATACACATATTCAAAAATGCATGGATTAAATGTTTTTTTCACTA
This portion of the Candidatus Neomarinimicrobiota bacterium genome encodes:
- a CDS encoding plasmid stabilization protein codes for the protein MYTIQTPPAFLRTAKKFFKFHPDLKERFHSIIEILHKHPTHSSLKLHSLSGKLKGLHGISLTYKYRITLMFKIENKTIILLDIGNHDEVYSK
- a CDS encoding prevent-host-death protein produces the protein METITAQEIKRRGISAVDDSLKNGPVHIIKNNKPQYVVMDEESYLALISESETAYEARLQIALAEVKKGDLRSFKNVDELITAIDSEKE
- a CDS encoding amidophosphoribosyltransferase produces the protein LAEEITHKDSRYLNTNSDSEVLLHYFADLLHTNNPPEDSEEFFYLLCNAVTKIFKHVKGAYSVVSLVIGKGIVVFRDPQGIRPLVKGERSNGNGGKDYIFASENTMFYALGYEPKGTVLPGELIYVDEDGKVFSKRLVKKTFNPCIFEYVYFARPDATLNDVSVYRSRLRMGQNLADEWKKKYPDIIPDIVIPAPSTANTSALSFAHELGVRYSEGLYKNTFIGRTFIMPGQAERKKSVKYKLVPQELEIRDKKVLIMDDSIVRGNTSREIVHMLKDFGAKEVYFAVACPPVKSPCFYGVDMPTKSELIAGNMNEDEIEKYLEVDALLYQKIDDLVEAVTRKGDHHIDTPCMACLDGNYVANDIDEAKIAEMETMRVNDRNGN